From Synoicihabitans lomoniglobus, the proteins below share one genomic window:
- the nhaC gene encoding Na+/H+ antiporter NhaC, with the protein MTNSSRSLRAPTLGEALVPVICLIVFLAGSVLNLNDLPRLAVITPVLETLARVPYFGTVLQTWIPVQIPLLAATVVAAIMARRLGLRWPAIHQSFLQGIMLSLGAVLILLVVGVLIGVWIASGVVPLLIVSGLKLLTPGAFLFATCLICGIVSLVTGSSWTTAGTVGVALIGVGQGLGIPLPMVAGAIISGAYFGDKMSPLSDTTNLAPGVAGAELFEHVRHMAYTTGPSFVIALILYWLLGLRYGDGTVDAGSITEITNGVTGAFDLSRWLLVPPLLVLGLVIARVPALPALVLGAVVAGIGATLFQGATLAEVLTISYDGYASETGIAAVDDLLTRGGMSSMYGTIGIILCAMCFGGVMERSGMLGRLAGAILSLAKTRGGLVGATLSTSFGINVLAADQYLAIVVPGRMYREAYDKMGLHPKNLSRCLEDGGTITSPLIPWNSCGAYMFATLGVFPLAYLPFAFLNLINPCISLLYGITGWTMTPADKALSDAEGTAESPVV; encoded by the coding sequence ATGACGAATTCTTCGCGTTCTCTCCGTGCGCCCACGCTGGGCGAGGCCCTGGTGCCGGTGATTTGCCTGATCGTGTTTCTGGCCGGTTCGGTGCTCAATCTGAACGATCTGCCACGGCTCGCCGTGATCACACCGGTGCTGGAGACACTGGCCCGGGTGCCCTATTTCGGCACGGTATTACAGACGTGGATACCGGTGCAGATTCCGTTGCTGGCCGCCACGGTGGTGGCCGCAATCATGGCCCGACGTCTGGGACTGCGTTGGCCTGCGATTCATCAGAGTTTTCTGCAAGGCATCATGCTGTCGCTTGGCGCCGTGTTGATCCTGCTGGTGGTGGGCGTGCTGATTGGCGTGTGGATCGCGAGTGGCGTGGTGCCGCTGCTGATTGTCTCGGGACTGAAGCTTTTAACCCCCGGGGCGTTTCTGTTCGCGACGTGTTTGATTTGCGGGATTGTATCGCTGGTAACGGGCAGTTCGTGGACGACGGCGGGCACGGTGGGGGTGGCGTTGATCGGGGTGGGGCAAGGCTTGGGAATCCCGTTGCCGATGGTCGCGGGCGCGATCATTTCCGGGGCGTATTTTGGCGATAAAATGTCGCCGTTGTCCGATACGACCAACCTCGCGCCCGGCGTGGCGGGAGCAGAGTTGTTCGAACATGTGCGTCATATGGCGTATACCACCGGCCCCAGTTTTGTGATCGCGCTGATTTTGTATTGGCTGCTGGGGTTGCGCTATGGCGACGGCACGGTGGATGCGGGATCGATCACGGAAATTACGAACGGGGTTACCGGAGCGTTTGATCTGTCGCGGTGGCTTTTGGTCCCACCGTTGTTGGTCCTGGGGCTGGTGATTGCCCGCGTGCCGGCGCTGCCCGCGTTGGTGCTCGGTGCGGTGGTGGCGGGAATCGGCGCCACGCTTTTTCAAGGGGCGACGCTCGCCGAAGTGTTGACGATTTCCTACGACGGCTACGCATCGGAAACCGGTATCGCGGCGGTGGACGATCTGCTGACTCGCGGCGGCATGAGCAGTATGTATGGCACGATTGGAATCATCCTCTGCGCGATGTGTTTTGGGGGGGTCATGGAGCGCTCCGGCATGCTCGGTCGATTGGCGGGGGCGATTCTGAGTTTGGCGAAAACACGCGGCGGCTTGGTCGGGGCCACCCTGTCGACCAGCTTTGGCATCAACGTGCTGGCGGCCGATCAATACCTCGCGATCGTGGTGCCCGGGCGCATGTATCGAGAAGCTTATGACAAGATGGGGCTGCATCCCAAAAACCTGTCCCGGTGCTTGGAAGATGGCGGCACGATCACCTCGCCGCTGATCCCGTGGAATTCGTGCGGAGCCTACATGTTCGCGACGCTGGGAGTGTTTCCTTTGGCTTATCTGCCGTTCGCGTTTCTGAACCTGATCAATCCGTGCATATCGCTGCTTTATGGTATCACGGGTTGGACGATGACCCCGGCGGATAAGGCGTTATCCGATGCTGAAGGGACGGCGGAAAGTCCGGTCGTATGA
- a CDS encoding LptF/LptG family permease: MTLIDRYVLREWLGSLGLVLGATMGLLLMQSMYDDLGDLLDAGAGGIDIIFYYLVRLPSFLSLVLTLSLLLSLLYTLGRLHRNLEITAMRAAGLGFGRITRVIWVAGVMLCGVTWYLNGTVIPWSVETSRSILQDLRVRGQGVVERVDQVEAVNSVAFDNRRENRVWFMNRYSRYTNRGYGVVVTELDAERREKTRMQAREAWFDTTRGGWVFLNGRETWINPDTGEVQRTLAFDEKVVTHYREDPALMLVFDQKPDDLSFFELERVIAFHRTEDSPKLKQYAVRYFGLLAETLGPLIIISLAIPFAVSGVRVNPAVGVSKSIGLFVIYFVLFKISTAMGSRGMLEPMWAALAPNLIMLLLGLGLMARAR, encoded by the coding sequence ATGACGCTCATCGATCGCTACGTTTTACGGGAGTGGTTGGGGTCGCTCGGACTGGTGTTGGGCGCGACCATGGGGCTGTTGTTGATGCAGTCGATGTATGACGATTTGGGGGACCTGCTCGATGCCGGCGCGGGGGGCATTGATATCATTTTTTACTACCTCGTGCGGTTGCCGAGTTTCCTGTCGCTGGTGCTGACGCTGTCGCTGCTGTTGTCGTTGCTCTACACGCTAGGGCGTCTGCATCGGAATCTGGAAATCACGGCGATGCGGGCGGCGGGTCTGGGGTTTGGGCGCATCACGCGGGTGATCTGGGTCGCGGGTGTGATGTTGTGCGGCGTGACGTGGTATCTGAACGGCACGGTGATCCCGTGGTCGGTGGAAACCTCGCGCTCGATCTTGCAGGACCTGCGGGTGCGGGGGCAGGGCGTGGTGGAACGCGTGGACCAGGTGGAGGCGGTGAACTCGGTGGCTTTTGACAATCGGCGGGAGAATCGGGTGTGGTTCATGAATCGCTACAGCCGCTATACGAATCGAGGTTACGGTGTCGTGGTCACGGAACTGGACGCGGAGCGCCGGGAAAAAACCCGCATGCAGGCGCGGGAAGCGTGGTTTGATACCACCCGCGGTGGGTGGGTGTTTCTCAATGGTCGGGAGACGTGGATCAATCCCGATACGGGGGAGGTGCAACGCACGTTGGCGTTCGACGAAAAGGTCGTAACGCATTATCGGGAAGACCCTGCGCTGATGCTCGTTTTTGACCAAAAACCGGACGATTTGTCGTTTTTTGAATTGGAACGCGTGATTGCTTTTCACCGCACCGAGGACAGTCCCAAACTTAAACAATACGCGGTCCGTTACTTCGGCTTGTTGGCGGAAACGCTGGGGCCGTTGATCATCATTTCCCTGGCCATTCCTTTTGCGGTTTCCGGTGTGCGCGTGAACCCAGCGGTGGGTGTATCCAAGTCGATCGGACTTTTCGTGATCTATTTTGTGCTGTTCAAAATCAGCACGGCGATGGGATCGCGCGGCATGCTGGAGCCGATGTGGGCGGCACTCGCGCCGAACCTCATCATGCTGTTGCTCGGGCTCGGACTGATGGCGCGAGCGCGCTGA
- a CDS encoding alpha/beta hydrolase family protein yields MLRSRLCLLFLVIALGPAVAQRPLITSHDLTALLPHLRFEGRPVANAEALAIKLAPMRTKLATLSRDGRHLAYTVTDGPYTRIDIRSIDHPSEVHDVQLGDMATAEIIALEWTSPERLVIATEDWVIGAVELGQDRVRSLITPRSFKVRIGGRALITRRREEDPYQTYEMDRPARLLNLDSQLPDHVIIEGVAGDSIRNAFLVTARLDLASGEWKYLDEVRITTPAMRTISDRTGRIRLQEDRTTLPFQWQIRVLDAEGRPQRWRDLEDVIAPEIAATFEAPPDQLWSRRSIPLGFAADPNLLYYTSNAASDTFGVYALDLTTGQRTDFAITSNALDLVDPAAEISPRAIGRTERFVRAENAAVYYTDFRPRLPPSPLVLDRATHAVVGVRTQDFESGVQWLDDALASVQNEINTQFRGRHATILNWDDARTRYLVHVESRSDPGRYFIYDRADQRWIEQLRQAPRLEPGTLHPTIAFATQAPDGRRITGQLTSPRTPLLKKPPLLVMFADGPWQTAPQGFSGPVQMLAEFGCAVLQLNYRGTAGLGRELLLGAREAPDQATASDVAAALDELAQSHPFDRKRVATIGVGYGGWLALRTAQLLPDRIRCVVSLNGFNNIDRLLEAPPPRELPEGRNRNLELVENAVNYLDQANSTLSSFAKSAEESDPRNLPDGTVEEEDDTEVNLFTPEGRASTRLQSFDRDAASNAESEGAMWEDVYWANKARLDAMLVMQDAIEVTPVHPRSVFARWYFEPLIDHRESLSVLNHIDDLKAEVFIGQEIHNPHAPTADATALRRALDAARNPPDYWEISAHAWSRPIDQQPEVWLQVARFFNENLYNFDVQVGTAVEVKEDTR; encoded by the coding sequence ATGTTGCGATCCCGGCTTTGTCTTCTCTTTTTAGTCATCGCCCTTGGCCCGGCTGTGGCCCAGCGCCCTCTGATCACCTCCCACGACCTCACCGCCCTCCTGCCTCATTTGCGGTTCGAAGGCCGCCCCGTGGCCAACGCGGAGGCGCTGGCCATCAAACTCGCCCCCATGCGCACGAAGTTGGCCACCCTGTCCCGCGACGGCCGCCACCTCGCCTACACCGTGACCGACGGTCCGTATACGCGAATCGACATCCGTTCGATCGACCACCCCAGCGAGGTCCACGACGTGCAACTCGGGGACATGGCGACGGCCGAAATCATCGCCCTCGAATGGACTTCACCCGAGCGACTGGTCATCGCCACCGAAGACTGGGTGATCGGCGCCGTGGAGCTGGGCCAGGACCGCGTGCGATCGCTCATCACCCCTCGGAGTTTCAAGGTCAGGATCGGCGGACGGGCCTTGATCACGCGGAGACGCGAGGAAGATCCCTACCAAACCTACGAAATGGATCGCCCCGCGAGACTGCTCAATCTCGACTCCCAACTTCCCGATCACGTGATCATCGAAGGCGTCGCCGGTGACAGTATTCGCAACGCGTTTCTCGTGACGGCTCGGCTCGATCTCGCTTCCGGCGAATGGAAATACCTCGACGAAGTGCGCATCACCACCCCCGCGATGCGCACCATCTCCGACCGCACCGGACGCATTCGCCTGCAGGAGGACCGCACCACCCTGCCCTTCCAATGGCAAATCCGCGTGCTCGATGCCGAGGGCCGTCCGCAACGCTGGCGTGATCTCGAAGACGTGATCGCGCCGGAAATCGCCGCCACGTTTGAAGCTCCGCCGGATCAACTCTGGTCGCGCCGCAGCATTCCCCTCGGTTTTGCCGCCGATCCCAACCTGCTCTACTACACGTCCAACGCCGCATCAGATACCTTCGGCGTCTACGCCCTGGATCTGACCACCGGGCAGCGCACCGACTTTGCGATAACGAGCAACGCGCTCGATCTGGTCGATCCCGCCGCGGAAATCTCCCCGCGGGCCATCGGCCGCACCGAGCGGTTCGTGCGCGCCGAAAACGCCGCCGTTTATTACACCGATTTCCGGCCACGACTTCCCCCCTCGCCGTTGGTGTTGGACCGCGCCACCCACGCCGTCGTCGGGGTGCGCACGCAGGATTTTGAATCGGGCGTGCAGTGGCTCGACGATGCCCTCGCCTCCGTGCAGAACGAGATCAACACCCAGTTTCGCGGTCGACATGCCACCATTCTGAACTGGGACGATGCACGGACGCGTTACCTCGTTCACGTGGAATCCCGCAGCGATCCCGGTCGCTACTTCATTTACGATCGTGCGGACCAGCGCTGGATCGAGCAGCTGCGCCAAGCCCCGCGGCTGGAGCCCGGCACCCTGCACCCCACCATCGCGTTCGCCACGCAGGCCCCGGATGGCCGACGTATCACCGGCCAGCTCACCTCCCCGCGGACGCCGTTGCTCAAAAAACCGCCGCTCCTGGTGATGTTCGCAGATGGTCCCTGGCAGACCGCTCCCCAAGGCTTCTCCGGTCCCGTGCAAATGTTGGCCGAGTTCGGCTGCGCCGTCTTGCAGCTCAACTATCGCGGCACCGCCGGATTGGGCCGTGAACTCCTGTTGGGGGCGCGCGAAGCCCCCGATCAAGCCACGGCCAGCGATGTGGCCGCCGCGTTGGATGAACTGGCTCAAAGCCACCCCTTTGACCGCAAACGCGTGGCCACGATTGGTGTCGGTTATGGTGGTTGGCTCGCCCTGCGCACCGCTCAACTGCTGCCCGATCGCATCCGCTGCGTCGTGTCACTCAATGGATTCAACAACATCGACCGCCTGCTTGAAGCTCCACCGCCTCGCGAACTCCCCGAAGGTCGCAACCGCAATCTCGAACTGGTGGAAAACGCGGTCAACTACCTCGACCAAGCCAACTCTACTCTGAGCTCGTTTGCAAAATCGGCGGAGGAGTCCGATCCGCGCAATCTGCCGGACGGAACCGTCGAGGAGGAAGACGACACCGAGGTCAATTTGTTTACCCCCGAAGGCCGGGCCTCAACTCGCTTGCAGTCCTTTGATCGCGACGCCGCCTCCAACGCGGAAAGCGAAGGGGCCATGTGGGAGGACGTATATTGGGCCAACAAGGCCCGCTTGGACGCCATGTTGGTCATGCAAGACGCGATTGAAGTCACCCCCGTGCATCCGCGTTCCGTCTTTGCCCGGTGGTATTTCGAGCCCCTTATCGATCACCGGGAGTCGCTTTCGGTGCTCAACCATATCGACGACTTGAAAGCCGAAGTGTTCATCGGTCAGGAGATCCACAACCCCCACGCGCCCACCGCCGACGCCACCGCCCTGCGACGAGCGTTGGATGCCGCCCGCAATCCACCCGACTACTGGGAAATTTCCGCTCACGCGTGGAGTCGACCTATCGATCAACAGCCCGAAGTGTGGCTGCAAGTGGCGCGGTTCTTTAATGAGAATCTCTACAACTTCGACGTCCAGGTCGGCACCGCCGTGGAAGTGAAGGAGGACACGCGATGA
- a CDS encoding alpha/beta hydrolase family protein, with product MPRPFLRSIRLLALTFLGSGFALISPAQPQLAQQSRFMAQLAPPRAHLATLSRSGYYLAYTLTEGDQTRIDVVAVNPPYPKQSIYLGDTRGARIVALAWTAPDRLVLATEDWAIATATLGRDVVEVVLDASRFETMVAGDLNERDRENPLNLDRMPRPPRLLHVDWQVPNQIIVEGVAGTNLRNAVASTARVDLVSGQWTIVDEVRITAPATRVFADRLGYYRLQVDRTQLPLTWSLRDPPGQGHRPGWKLLRHALPEDLAHSFNADTAHLWNDRSVPLGFGADPSVLFYSSNLARDTFALRSINLTTGESGDFDVEVARVDLAAPVTDIAPRPLGRHERAQRRNNPAVYYTDFNAVPPVDPLIYDRATGDLVGARLPHSTIDTYWTDSFFQTLQSQLQNDFPHRSVQVIDWDDDRTRFLLNVSTTADDGRYIVYHREEARWVEFLRRNSDIPADQSHRVETTAISDEVEPLLPVRLTIPHTPRSKHPPLICYFRDGPWQLAPDARFAPAHLLAELGCRVLEIDYRSSAGRGRDLLNGGRISPDEAAAADLQRALDWLRDSQGYAPRQIALVGEGFGGWLALRVAELQPDRFRCVASLDGFNDLAHLFRSPPPRERIESDSRGLELARDMFAMHDAMKADFDRTVELATGGSATDQNAPAAQLAERGFGADADPFAAADNRPQRLQIAQRMRDHDEPTPVSLRTRFAQWYFGEAAENNPAYDVLAHLDDLRAPVLLCVSPDREDHTIAAAAKLRDRLARLNRPVEYWELPSAPWSRPISERPEVWLRVAEFLNENLLDFDVQIGPTREVP from the coding sequence ATGCCCCGCCCGTTCCTCCGGTCGATTCGTCTTCTTGCGCTGACCTTTCTCGGCAGCGGTTTCGCCCTCATCTCGCCCGCCCAACCGCAACTGGCGCAGCAGAGTCGGTTCATGGCCCAACTGGCGCCGCCCCGCGCCCACTTGGCCACCCTTTCGCGCAGCGGCTACTACCTGGCCTACACCCTCACCGAAGGCGACCAGACCCGCATCGACGTAGTGGCCGTCAACCCGCCCTACCCGAAACAAAGCATCTATCTGGGCGACACCCGCGGAGCTCGCATCGTCGCCCTCGCCTGGACCGCCCCGGATCGCCTGGTATTGGCCACTGAAGACTGGGCCATCGCCACCGCCACCCTGGGCCGGGACGTGGTCGAAGTCGTTCTGGATGCATCACGATTTGAGACCATGGTCGCCGGCGATCTCAACGAGCGCGACCGCGAGAACCCGCTCAATCTCGACCGCATGCCGCGACCGCCGCGACTGCTGCACGTCGACTGGCAGGTGCCCAACCAAATCATCGTGGAAGGCGTCGCCGGCACCAACTTGCGCAACGCCGTGGCCAGCACCGCCCGCGTCGACCTCGTCTCCGGCCAATGGACGATCGTCGACGAGGTGCGCATCACTGCACCCGCCACCCGCGTGTTCGCCGATCGACTGGGCTACTACCGCCTCCAAGTCGACCGCACCCAGCTGCCGCTCACTTGGAGCCTGCGCGATCCGCCCGGCCAAGGTCACCGTCCGGGCTGGAAACTCCTCCGCCATGCGCTCCCCGAGGACCTCGCCCATTCATTCAATGCCGATACCGCCCACTTGTGGAACGATCGCAGCGTCCCGCTCGGATTTGGCGCCGATCCGTCGGTGTTGTTTTACAGTTCAAACCTCGCTCGCGACACTTTCGCCCTTCGCAGCATCAATCTCACGACCGGCGAATCGGGCGATTTTGACGTGGAGGTTGCCAGGGTCGACCTCGCGGCTCCCGTCACCGATATCGCACCCCGACCGCTCGGTCGCCACGAACGTGCGCAACGACGTAACAATCCCGCCGTTTACTACACGGATTTCAACGCCGTTCCGCCAGTTGATCCTTTGATCTATGACCGCGCCACCGGCGATCTCGTCGGCGCACGTCTCCCCCACTCCACCATCGATACTTATTGGACCGATTCGTTCTTTCAAACCCTCCAAAGTCAGCTTCAAAACGATTTTCCCCATCGCAGTGTGCAGGTCATCGATTGGGACGATGATCGCACGCGGTTTCTGCTCAACGTATCGACGACGGCCGACGACGGCCGATACATCGTCTACCACCGCGAGGAAGCCCGTTGGGTGGAGTTCCTGCGTCGCAACTCCGATATCCCGGCCGACCAATCCCATCGGGTTGAAACGACTGCGATCAGCGATGAAGTCGAGCCCCTCCTCCCCGTGCGTTTGACCATCCCCCACACACCACGGAGTAAGCATCCGCCCCTCATCTGCTACTTCCGCGACGGGCCGTGGCAACTCGCGCCCGACGCCCGTTTCGCCCCCGCGCATTTGCTGGCCGAGCTCGGGTGTCGGGTCCTCGAAATCGACTACCGCAGCAGCGCGGGCCGAGGACGGGACCTGCTCAACGGCGGACGCATCTCGCCCGACGAAGCCGCCGCCGCCGATCTTCAACGCGCCCTGGATTGGTTGCGCGACTCACAAGGCTACGCCCCAAGACAAATCGCACTCGTAGGCGAGGGATTCGGCGGTTGGCTCGCCCTGCGCGTGGCCGAGCTGCAACCGGATCGCTTCCGCTGCGTGGCCTCTCTCGACGGCTTCAACGATCTGGCGCATCTCTTCCGTTCGCCGCCGCCCCGCGAACGCATCGAAAGCGACAGTCGGGGCCTGGAACTCGCCCGCGACATGTTCGCCATGCACGACGCCATGAAGGCCGACTTTGATCGCACGGTCGAACTCGCCACCGGCGGTTCTGCCACCGATCAAAACGCCCCCGCAGCCCAACTCGCCGAGCGAGGGTTTGGCGCCGACGCCGACCCCTTCGCCGCCGCAGACAATCGTCCGCAACGGCTGCAGATCGCCCAGCGCATGCGTGACCATGACGAGCCCACGCCGGTATCCCTCCGGACCCGCTTCGCGCAGTGGTATTTCGGCGAGGCCGCCGAGAACAATCCTGCCTACGACGTGTTGGCCCACCTCGACGATTTGCGCGCCCCGGTTTTGTTGTGCGTGTCACCGGATCGTGAGGATCACACAATCGCGGCCGCCGCCAAGCTCCGGGACCGTCTCGCCCGGCTGAATCGTCCGGTCGAATACTGGGAGCTGCCGTCCGCGCCCTGGAGCCGGCCCATCTCGGAACGTCCCGAGGTATGGCTGCGCGTCGCGGAGTTTCTCAACGAAAACCTGCTCGATTTTGACGTCCAAATCGGCCCCACCCGCGAAGTCCCATGA
- a CDS encoding diacylglycerol kinase translates to MSAPDDKSPSASPPPAAMPSGTTISAGGNAENKTRDVRNFVASIRFAVEGFFAALKHEPSFREDLLFVILLVPFAIILPVNAVSTAVMIAALILIMIVELLNSAIEWTIDYLRPEIHPLAKRVKDMASAAVFLSYINAIIVWVILLWPSNAVWRRISDWFVSTG, encoded by the coding sequence GTGAGCGCGCCTGACGACAAATCTCCGTCTGCTTCACCTCCCCCGGCCGCAATGCCGTCGGGGACGACTATTTCCGCCGGCGGTAATGCGGAAAATAAAACCCGCGATGTGCGCAACTTCGTCGCGTCGATTCGCTTCGCCGTCGAGGGTTTCTTTGCGGCCCTGAAACACGAGCCGTCGTTCCGCGAGGACCTGCTGTTCGTCATTTTGCTCGTGCCTTTCGCGATCATTCTGCCGGTCAACGCCGTTTCAACCGCGGTCATGATCGCCGCGTTGATCCTGATCATGATCGTCGAACTGCTCAACTCGGCCATCGAGTGGACCATTGATTATCTGCGACCCGAAATCCACCCGCTCGCCAAACGCGTGAAGGATATGGCGAGTGCGGCGGTGTTTCTCAGTTACATCAACGCCATCATCGTGTGGGTCATTCTGCTGTGGCCGTCCAACGCGGTCTGGCGACGCATCTCCGACTGGTTCGTCTCCACCGGTTGA
- a CDS encoding TIGR02466 family protein: MPVRLHFPTYIHCEPLQKTGLAKFNDELATECDQLRAFDTDGRKWSEQNYPGGYTSYASMNQLHRFSSTFEALERKLTKHVKAYAKALDFDLRGADVHMTDCWVNMMPPGTTHGLHLHPLSFISGTYYVQTPGGCPGIKFEDPRLDRFMAAPPRRAKVRPENEIFVTYPAEAGNVILFESWLRHEVPANQVTEERISISFNYDWR, encoded by the coding sequence ATGCCCGTGCGTCTCCACTTTCCCACCTACATCCACTGCGAGCCTTTGCAGAAAACCGGTCTTGCCAAATTCAACGATGAACTGGCGACCGAGTGCGACCAGTTGCGCGCGTTCGACACCGACGGCCGCAAGTGGTCCGAGCAGAACTACCCCGGTGGGTATACGAGCTACGCTTCCATGAACCAGCTCCACCGCTTCTCCAGCACATTCGAGGCGCTGGAGCGGAAGCTCACCAAACACGTCAAAGCCTACGCAAAGGCGCTCGATTTTGATCTCCGGGGGGCCGATGTGCACATGACCGATTGCTGGGTCAACATGATGCCCCCGGGCACGACTCACGGCCTGCACCTGCACCCCCTCTCGTTCATCAGCGGCACCTATTACGTGCAGACTCCGGGCGGGTGTCCCGGGATCAAGTTCGAGGACCCGCGTCTGGACCGCTTCATGGCCGCACCTCCCCGTCGGGCAAAGGTCCGCCCCGAAAACGAAATCTTCGTCACCTACCCCGCCGAAGCCGGTAATGTGATCCTCTTCGAAAGCTGGCTGCGCCATGAGGTCCCCGCCAATCAGGTGACCGAGGAACGCATCTCCATCAGCTTCAACTACGACTGGCGCTAA
- the pepF gene encoding oligoendopeptidase F → MLKRRYFWSLLILTAAVVLPGRSEEMPADDGVWDLTELYASPEAWREALEETKAAIPHLAAYRGRLGEGGAVLQTFMDEGTAVLKEAYRLLVYATLSGDINVADSTGSERRSQAQQLLTDLSAATSFQSPELLSLGDDRVYSYLHDTPGLADYRYQIEEVLRGRPHTLSEEAEEILANASSATSGPRDVHSILSNSDIPWPTIVLKDGTAATIDQAGYRKLRALPDRDDRKAVFDAFWSTYKTFEATFGANYSSKVKADVFYAKSRKYDSSLARALDGANIPTEVYHTLLAEVDASLPTLHRYFRLRGRMLGVDQPRYYDIYPDLVSLDKPFPLAEGKRIVEAAVVPLGEDYVGKLTHGINSAWMHAYPSKGKRSGAYMFGAAYDVHPYVLMNYQDDYDSVSTLAHEWGHALHSLLAQESQPFVNAGYATFTAEIASVVNEVLLLDHMLELAESDDEKIFYLGSALEGMRGTYFRQAMFAEFELRTHELVEDGGAISGGKMTEIYGEILERYHGHDEGVLLIDDAYALEWAYIPHFYRNFYVFQYATSMAAANLFADMVLTGEKEKVDTYLNLLRAGGSDHPYELVKSAGVDLASPAPYRSTAARMDAIMDQMEEILAKQGR, encoded by the coding sequence ATGCTGAAACGACGTTATTTTTGGTCCCTGCTCATCCTCACGGCCGCCGTAGTGTTACCCGGGAGGTCCGAAGAAATGCCCGCCGATGATGGCGTATGGGACCTTACAGAGCTTTACGCCTCGCCCGAAGCCTGGCGCGAAGCCCTTGAGGAAACCAAGGCCGCCATCCCGCATCTGGCGGCTTATCGCGGTCGTTTGGGGGAAGGCGGCGCGGTGCTGCAAACCTTCATGGATGAAGGCACCGCCGTGTTGAAGGAAGCCTACCGGCTGTTGGTCTATGCCACGCTGTCGGGCGATATCAACGTGGCCGACTCCACCGGTTCAGAACGCCGGTCGCAGGCGCAGCAACTCCTGACGGATCTGAGTGCGGCGACCAGTTTTCAAAGTCCGGAACTGCTGTCGCTGGGGGACGATCGAGTGTATTCATACCTTCACGACACTCCCGGCTTGGCGGACTACCGTTACCAAATCGAGGAGGTGTTGCGCGGTCGTCCCCACACGCTCAGCGAGGAGGCGGAGGAGATTCTGGCCAACGCGAGCAGCGCGACCAGTGGTCCGCGTGACGTGCATTCCATTCTCAGCAACAGCGACATCCCGTGGCCGACGATCGTGCTGAAGGACGGCACCGCCGCCACCATCGACCAAGCGGGTTATCGCAAATTGCGAGCACTGCCCGATCGTGATGATCGCAAGGCGGTCTTCGACGCCTTTTGGTCCACCTACAAAACGTTCGAGGCGACGTTTGGCGCGAACTACTCCAGCAAAGTCAAAGCGGATGTGTTTTACGCCAAGTCCCGCAAATACGACAGCTCGCTCGCGCGTGCGCTCGACGGCGCGAACATCCCGACCGAGGTGTATCACACCTTGCTCGCCGAGGTGGACGCATCTTTGCCGACGCTGCATCGCTATTTCCGGTTGCGCGGTCGCATGCTTGGAGTCGACCAACCGCGTTACTACGACATTTATCCCGACCTGGTGTCGCTCGATAAACCGTTTCCGCTGGCGGAAGGTAAGCGCATCGTCGAGGCGGCGGTCGTGCCTCTCGGAGAAGATTACGTGGGCAAGCTCACTCACGGCATCAACTCCGCCTGGATGCATGCGTATCCCTCCAAGGGAAAACGGTCGGGCGCATACATGTTCGGCGCGGCGTATGATGTGCACCCCTACGTGCTGATGAACTACCAGGACGACTACGACTCGGTCTCGACCCTCGCCCACGAATGGGGTCACGCCCTGCACTCGTTGCTCGCCCAGGAGAGCCAGCCATTTGTCAATGCGGGCTACGCGACCTTCACCGCCGAGATCGCGTCGGTCGTCAACGAAGTGCTCCTGCTCGATCACATGCTGGAACTCGCGGAGTCCGATGACGAAAAAATCTTCTATCTCGGCAGTGCGCTCGAAGGCATGCGCGGCACGTATTTCCGCCAGGCGATGTTTGCCGAGTTCGAGTTGCGCACGCACGAGCTCGTGGAAGACGGCGGCGCGATTTCCGGGGGCAAGATGACCGAAATCTACGGAGAGATTCTCGAACGCTATCACGGTCACGACGAAGGTGTGCTGCTCATCGACGACGCCTATGCGCTCGAGTGGGCTTACATCCCGCACTTCTACCGCAACTTCTACGTGTTCCAATACGCGACCTCGATGGCGGCGGCCAACCTCTTCGCCGACATGGTGCTGACGGGCGAAAAGGAGAAAGTGGATACCTACCTGAATCTCCTCCGCGCGGGCGGCAGCGACCATCCTTACGAACTGGTGAAAAGCGCGGGCGTCGATTTGGCGAGTCCGGCTCCTTACCGTTCCACCGCGGCGCGCATGGACGCCATCATGGACCAGATGGAGGAAATCCTCGCGAAACAGGGGCGATAG